Proteins encoded in a region of the Elaeis guineensis isolate ETL-2024a chromosome 7, EG11, whole genome shotgun sequence genome:
- the LOC109506113 gene encoding LOW QUALITY PROTEIN: peroxidase P7 (The sequence of the model RefSeq protein was modified relative to this genomic sequence to represent the inferred CDS: inserted 2 bases in 2 codons), with protein sequence MALFSNTFLVLSVLXFLARAANGQLSPTFYGRNCSNLQSIVRPVMAQAVXKEPRMAASILRLFFHDCFVNGCDGSILLDDTPTFTGEKNAGPNANSARGFEVIDAIKTQVENACKATVSCADILALAARDGVALVGGPNWTVPLGRRDARTASQSAANSNLPGPGSSLSTLISAFAAQGLNAQDLTALSGAHSIGRARCLFFRNRIFNEANVNASFAAQRKQTCPASGGDSNLAPFDIRTPDQFDNAYYQDLVNQQGLLHSDQELFNGGSQDALVRQYNTNPALFAKDFSAAMIKTGNISPLTGSRGEIRLNCRKIN encoded by the exons ATGGCCTTGTTCTCTAACACCTTCCTCGTGCTCTCCGTCC TTTTTCTAGCTCGTGCTGCCAATGGACAGTTGTCACCTACGTTTTATGGCCGTAACTGCTCAAACCTGCAGAGCATTGTGAGGCCGGTCATGGCACAAGCTG CAAAAGAGCCGAGGATGGCTGCGTCCATCCTTCGCCTCTTCTTCCATGATTGCTTCGTAAAT GGATGTGATGGATCTATCCTTCTGGACGACACGCCAACATTCACCGGTGAGAAGAACGCTGGCCCAAACGCAAACTCTGCCCGTGGGTTTGAAGTCATCGACGCCATCAAAACCCAAGTCGAAAATGCTTGCAAAGCAACCGTGTCGTGCGCCGACATCCTGGCACTTGCGGCACGCGATGGAGTCGCTCTG GTGGGCGGACCAAATTGGACTGTGCCTCTGGGTCGCAGGGATGCGAGGACGGCGAGCCAGAGCGCGGCCAACAGCAACCTCCCGGGCCCCGGCTCGAGTCTGTCCACCCTCATCTCCGCGTTCGCGGCCCAGGGTCTCAACGCTCAAGACCTGACCGCACTCTCGGGAGCGCACTCCATAGGGCGAGCGCGGTGCCTCTTTTTCCGCAACCGCATCTTCAACGAGGCCAACGTGAATGCCAGCTTCGCCGCCCAGCGGAAGCAAACCTGCCCGGCTTCCGGTGGCGACAGCAACCTCGCCCCCTTCGATATCCGGACCCCCGACCAGTTCGACAACGCCTACTACCAGGACCTCGTGAATCAGCAGGGGCTGCTGCACTCCGACCAGGAGCTCTTCAATGGTGGCTCTCAGGACGCGCTGGTCCGGCAGTACAACACCAATCCTGCATTGTTTGCGAAGGACTTCTCGGCCGCCATGATCAAGACGGGGAACATCAGCCCGCTCACCGGAAGCAGAGGGGAGATCAGATTGAATTGCCGGAAAATTAACTGA